Proteins encoded together in one Megalops cyprinoides isolate fMegCyp1 chromosome 20, fMegCyp1.pri, whole genome shotgun sequence window:
- the usp33 gene encoding ubiquitin carboxyl-terminal hydrolase 33: MSPVGTNSDCPHLECVGEITKEELIQKSHGQCLDCKVSGPNLWACLENGCAYVGCGESHADHSTVHSQDTRHNLTVNLTTLRVWCYACGKEVFLDRKLGPRSPAPASKPQSPVQPSVQDARAPGSPAALRVPPAAACDDLDTEMEEEDELRTRGLTGLKNIGNTCYMNAALQALSNCPPLTQFFVDCGGLVRTDKKPALCKSYQKLVSDLWHKNRPGYVVPTNLFQGIKAVNPMFRGYSQQDSQEFLRCLMDQLHEELKEPLAEPDDHSHAITIDDGVEDDKSQSDNDFQSCESCGSSDRADSEVPRLPEDANEADMLIPDEAQANRDWQKEKNLINNLYRAGSNQDLDKDIDTAADPSPVISSQGAVKVQIQSRLSDCYPDVQVTSTSRPHSPTPNDGVISKLSSSPPKAPPTWPGISSSHKKVTAFPPPKNKVQRRYRSVISDVFDGTIVSSVQCLTCDRVSVTLETFQDISLPIPGKEDLAKLHSSSHQTALVKAGSCGEAYAPQGWIAFVMEYIKSWFWGPVVTLQDCLAAFFARDELKGDNMYSCEKCKKLRNGVKFCKVQSLPEILCIHLKRFRHELMFSTKIGTHVSFPLGGLDLQPFLAKDSSAQTTTYDLLSVICHHGTASSGHYIAYCRNDLNNLWYEFDDQSVTEVAESCVQNAEAYVLFYKKSNEEAQKERRRVSSLLNMMEPSLLQFYISRQWLNKFKTFAEPGPISNYDFLCSHGGVPPHKATYIDDLVLMLPQNVWDHLYSRYGGGPAVNHLYVCHTCQTEIEKLEKRRKAELDMFVRLNKAFQEEESPVVIYCISMQWFREWEGFVKGKDNDPPGPIDNTKIAVNKNGHITLKQGADSGQISEETWNFLHSIHGGGPVVTMRPNVGHQEPEVSQSEEKIEVETRTV; encoded by the exons ATGTCTCCGGTTGGGACCAACAGTGACTGTCCACATCTGGAGTGTGTGGGGGAGATCACCAAGGAGGAGCTCATCCAGAAATCCCAT ggcCAGTGCCTGGACTGCAAAGTCAGCGGACCGAACTTGTGGGCTTGCTTGGAG aatggCTGCGCGTATGTGGGCTGTGGGGAGTCCCATGCTGACCACAGCACTGTCCACTCTCAG GACACGCGGCACAACCTGACCGTGAACCTCACCACCCTCCGCGTGTGGTGCTACGCCTGTGGGAAGGAGGTTTTCCTGGACCGGAAGCTGGGCCCCCGATCACCAGCCCCCGCCAGCAAGCCCCAGTCCCCCGTGCAGCCCAGCGTCCAG GACGCCAGGGCCCCCGGGAGCCCCGCTGCTCTGAGGGTTCCCCCGGCGGCGGCCTGCGATGACCTGGACACcgagatggaggaggaggacgagctGCGCACTCGAG GCCTGACGGGACTGAAGAACATCGGGAACACGTGCTACATGAACGCCGCCCTGCAGGCCCTCTCCAACTG cCCCCCTCTGACCCAGTTCTTCGTCGACTGTGGGGGTCTGGTGCGGACAGACAAGAAGCCGGCGCTCTGTAAGAGCTATCAGAAGCTCGTGTCTGACCTGTGGCACAAGAACAG GCCTGGCTACGTCGTTCCCACAAACCTGTTCCAGGGAATAAAAGCGGTCAACCCGATGTTCCGTGGATACTCGCAGCAG GACTCCCAGGAGTTCTTGCGCTGCCTGATGGACCAGCTGCacgaggagctgaaggagccgCTGGCCGAGCCGGATGACCACTCGCACGCCATCACCATCGACGACGGCGTGGAGGACGACAAGAGCCAGTCGGACAACGACTTCCAGTCGTGTGAGTCGTGCGGCAGCAGCGATCGGGCGGACAGCGAGGTGCCCCGTCTTCCGGAGGACGCCAACGAGGCAGACATGCTGATCCCGGACGAGGCCCAGGCCAACCGCGACTGGCAGAAGGAGAAGAACCTCATCAACAACCTGTACCGCGCCGGCTCCAACCAGGACCTGGACAAGGACATCGACACGGCGGCCGACCCCTCGCCCGTCATCAGCAGCCAGGGTGCCGTCAAGGTGCAGATCCAGAGCCGGCTGTCGG ACTGCTACCCAGATGTCCAGGTCACGAGCACCTCCAGGCCtcacagccccacccccaacgACGGGGTCATCTCCAAACTGTCCAGCAGCCCGCCCAAAGCCCCGCCCACCTGGCCAGGCATCAGCTCCTCTCACAAGAAAG tgaccGCCTTCCCGCCGCCCAAGAACAAGGTGCAGCGGAGGTACCGCAGCGTCATCTCCGACGTGTTCGACGGCACCATCGTCAGCTCCGTCCAGTGCCTGACGTGCGACCGG gtATCTGTCACCCTGGAGACCTTCCAGGACATCTCCCTGCCCATCCCCGGCAAGGAGGACCTGGCCAAGCTGCACTCCTCCTCTCACCAGACCGCCCTGGTGAAGGCCGGGTCCTGCGGGGAGGCCTACGCGCCCCAGGGCTGGATCGCCTTCGTCATGGAGTACATCAAGAG CTGGTTCTGGGGGCCGGTGGTCACGCTGCAGGACTGCCTAGCTGCTTTCTTTGCCAGAGATGAACTGAAGG GGGATAACATGTACAGCTGTGAGAAATGCAAGAA GTTGCGGAATGGAGTTAAATTTTGCAAAGTGCAGAGTCTCCCAGAG ATCCTGTGCATTCACTTGAAGAGGTTCAGGCACGAGCTCATGTTCTCCACCAAGATTGGCACACACGTTTCCTTCCCCCTGGGCGGTCTCGACCTGCAGCCCTTCCTGGCCAAGGACAGCTCCGCCCAGACCACCACTTACGACCTGCTGTCCGTCATCTGTCACCACGGCACTGCCAGCA GTGGCCATTACATCGCGTACTGCAGGAACGACCTGAACAACCTGTGGTATGAGTTTGACGACCAGAGCGTGACAGAGGTTGCCGAGTCCTGTGTCCAGAACGCCGAGGCCTACGTGCTCTTCTACAA GAAGAGTAACGAGGAGGCCCAGAAGGAGAGGCGCAGGGTCTCCAGCCTGCTCAACATGATGGAGCCCAGCCTGCTGCAGTTCTACATCTCTCGCCAGTGGCTCAACAAGTTCAAGACCTTCGCAGAACCTGGGCCCATCTCCAACTACGACTTCCTGTGCTCTCATGGAG GTGTACCGCCGCACAAAGCGACGTACATTGACGATCTGGTTTTGATGCTTCCCCAGAACGTGTGGGACCATCTGTACAGCAG GTATGGAGGAGGACCGGCTGTCAACCACCTGTACGTTTGCCACACCTGTCAGACGGAGATCGAGAAGCTGGAGAAAAGGCGGAAGGCTGAGCTGGACATGTTTGTTCGG ctgaacAAGGCCTTCCAGGAGGAGGAGTCCCCAGTGGTCATATACTGCATCAGTATGCAGTGGTTCCGAGAGTGGGAGGGCTTTGTCAAGGGCAAAGACAACG ATCCTCCTGGGCCAATTGACAACACGAAGATTGCTGTTAACAAGAATGGACACATTACACTCAAGCAAG